The following are encoded together in the Planctobacterium marinum genome:
- a CDS encoding aminotransferase class V-fold PLP-dependent enzyme produces MLPKLSILIIEDAPELLSQIQTNISNAIEHFDRNDIEIDVLVAPTVAEALQQIQTDGDIQAVIFSWDTQVHIGEVSPQSESVSVKTDTGKLENNAVVIDAIKAIRKELPVYVLGDAIKGLDIIDQTSGVEAFFYRNEIISDPESILGYVINDFDDRSETPFWTAYKDYAVEANDSWHTPGHSGGASFRNSPFISDFYRFFGRNVFVSDLSVSVDSLGSLSDSTHAIGRAQEIVANTFEVRHSWFVTNGSSTSNKIILQTLLREGDEVIVDRNCHKSVHYGIVQARAMPLYLDSQLNAEYGIFSPPGLTQIKRMLEEHPNAKLIVLTGCTYDGILTDIKQVVELAHQRGVKVFIDEAWFAYSLFHPAFRDYSAIAAGADYVTHSAHKVVSAFSQASYIHVNDPDFDKDFFKEVYSIHTSTSPKYQIIASLDVCRKQLEMEGYKILNELLDNVRQLRQQAKQFQRIRILDAADFASLFSHFASDNMGHDPLKILLDISALDYSNQEIHRFLMDEVGLEIEKFTHSTILVLLTLGGMRSKIVRLYNALKKLDSGAVTLNKSKRRSPLPAAIPPINLVTLPSDAFFSQRESIPWQDSVGRIAAGLVTPYPPGIPLLVPGQLIEQDHIDYIKALSSQKLTIQGLYDGELYVQNQK; encoded by the coding sequence ATGCTACCGAAATTATCTATTCTGATCATCGAAGACGCCCCGGAACTGCTGAGCCAAATCCAAACCAATATCAGCAACGCTATTGAGCATTTCGATCGCAATGATATTGAAATCGATGTTTTAGTTGCACCTACCGTTGCCGAGGCGTTGCAGCAAATCCAGACCGATGGCGATATTCAAGCGGTAATATTTAGCTGGGATACCCAGGTGCACATCGGGGAAGTAAGCCCGCAATCAGAAAGCGTCAGCGTTAAAACAGACACAGGCAAACTGGAAAACAACGCAGTGGTTATCGATGCTATCAAAGCCATTCGCAAAGAGCTGCCAGTTTATGTGTTAGGGGATGCCATTAAAGGACTGGACATTATCGATCAGACTTCAGGCGTAGAAGCGTTTTTCTATCGCAATGAAATCATTTCCGATCCAGAGTCGATTTTAGGCTATGTTATTAACGATTTTGACGATCGCAGTGAAACGCCCTTCTGGACCGCCTATAAAGATTATGCCGTTGAGGCCAATGATTCCTGGCACACCCCAGGACATAGCGGTGGCGCCAGCTTTCGCAATTCGCCTTTTATCAGCGACTTTTACCGCTTTTTTGGACGCAATGTATTTGTCAGCGATTTATCGGTTAGTGTGGACTCATTAGGCTCGTTATCGGACAGCACCCATGCCATCGGTAGAGCACAGGAAATTGTCGCGAATACCTTTGAAGTGCGCCATTCCTGGTTTGTTACCAATGGTTCATCCACTTCCAATAAGATTATTCTACAAACGCTGTTACGGGAAGGTGATGAGGTTATCGTCGACCGCAACTGCCATAAGTCTGTACACTATGGCATTGTTCAGGCACGCGCTATGCCGCTTTATCTGGACAGTCAACTCAATGCCGAATACGGGATTTTCTCACCACCTGGTTTGACGCAAATTAAAAGGATGTTAGAGGAGCATCCCAACGCCAAATTAATCGTACTCACCGGCTGTACTTACGACGGCATCCTGACTGATATTAAACAGGTAGTGGAGCTGGCTCACCAACGCGGCGTAAAAGTCTTTATTGATGAAGCCTGGTTTGCCTACTCTCTGTTCCACCCTGCTTTTCGAGACTATTCTGCCATTGCGGCGGGTGCCGACTACGTTACTCACTCCGCTCACAAAGTGGTGTCGGCCTTTTCGCAAGCCTCTTACATCCATGTCAATGATCCGGATTTTGACAAGGACTTTTTCAAAGAGGTTTATAGCATTCACACCAGTACCTCACCCAAGTATCAGATCATTGCGTCACTGGATGTATGTCGTAAACAGCTGGAAATGGAAGGCTATAAGATACTCAACGAATTACTGGATAATGTCAGGCAGTTACGGCAACAAGCTAAGCAATTTCAACGAATCCGCATATTAGATGCGGCAGATTTTGCCTCATTATTTAGTCATTTCGCCAGCGACAACATGGGTCACGATCCGCTTAAGATTTTATTGGATATCTCTGCTTTGGATTATTCTAACCAGGAAATTCATCGCTTTTTGATGGACGAAGTGGGCCTGGAGATAGAAAAGTTCACCCACAGCACAATACTGGTATTGCTTACCTTAGGCGGCATGCGTTCGAAGATCGTGCGCCTGTACAACGCCTTGAAAAAACTGGATTCGGGTGCCGTAACCTTGAACAAATCCAAACGCCGCAGCCCACTACCTGCGGCCATTCCTCCGATTAACCTGGTAACGCTGCCTTCAGATGCCTTCTTTAGTCAGCGAGAGTCCATACCATGGCAAGATAGCGTCGGGCGTATCGCAGCAGGCCTGGTTACCCCCTATCCTCCGGGTATCCCGCTGTTAGTGCCGGGGCAATTGATTGAGCAAGACCATATTGACTATATCAAAGCCTTGTCCTCCCAGAAGCTTACCATTCAAGGGCTTTACGACGGCGAGCTCTATGTACAAAACCAGAAATAA
- a CDS encoding GNAT family N-acetyltransferase, producing the protein MKFDVSSDEFAQQIKLSELASYVLCEGDEVLAFGQFYVRLGRHHFGRLAVSPKHRGKRLAYQLLSLLAQQATNVQTANGYSLFVLSDNKPAIQTYQNCGFEFAAYPQEKPGGLTDCLYMTAETLHIPTR; encoded by the coding sequence TTGAAGTTTGATGTCAGTAGCGATGAATTCGCCCAGCAAATTAAACTATCAGAACTGGCCAGCTATGTATTATGTGAAGGGGATGAAGTACTGGCATTTGGCCAGTTTTATGTGCGCCTTGGCCGCCACCACTTTGGGCGTTTAGCAGTATCTCCGAAGCACAGAGGTAAACGCCTTGCCTATCAGTTGCTATCCCTGCTGGCGCAACAAGCCACCAATGTGCAGACCGCCAACGGCTATTCGCTTTTTGTGCTATCTGACAATAAACCTGCCATTCAAACATATCAAAATTGCGGCTTCGAATTTGCCGCCTATCCACAAGAGAAACCCGGTGGTCTAACCGATTGTTTGTATATGACGGCAGAAACGCTACATATCCCAACCCGGTAA
- a CDS encoding VOC family protein, which translates to MDRHHNINYIEIPTQNIAASKTFFKEVFGWEFIEYGEGYSSFTARGIDGGFFASEQCVSTATGSPLLVLYSEDLENTQAIVEQAGGTVIKAIFSFPGGRRFHFTDTAGNEYAVWSE; encoded by the coding sequence ATGGACCGACACCATAATATCAACTACATCGAAATTCCCACCCAAAACATTGCTGCCAGTAAAACTTTTTTTAAAGAGGTATTCGGCTGGGAGTTTATTGAGTACGGTGAGGGATACTCTAGTTTCACTGCCCGTGGTATTGATGGTGGCTTTTTCGCTTCCGAGCAATGTGTTTCAACCGCCACAGGAAGCCCTTTATTGGTGCTGTATAGTGAAGACCTGGAAAATACCCAAGCTATTGTCGAACAGGCCGGTGGCACAGTGATTAAAGCAATTTTCTCTTTTCCCGGTGGCCGACGTTTTCATTTCACTGACACCGCAGGTAATGAATACGCGGTGTGGTCTGAATAA
- a CDS encoding efflux RND transporter periplasmic adaptor subunit, producing MLRDTSGQDTVLETSVSPKRKYAIIALLMLAVLVALTASMLKFNRLFASDMSIDTERLRFAQVTRGDLLRDIAVQGRVVAANSPTLYANSGGIVSLHVKAGDTVDAEQVLAVVESPELKNQLAQELATLEQLKLQVGRQDIQIKSARLNNRQAIEVAEVELESAQVEKQRAEISVADSLISQREFEQKTAEFKRASLVHKHATENYAIQEENMALELRGMQSQLARQQHVVHELHRQIAQLTLKAPTGGVIGSVYVREKDNVSANSALITVVDLSVLEIEAAIPENFADDMGVGLAAMINVNGVELAGQLVAISPEVSNGQVEGRIRFNEQAAQQLRQNQRVNARILIESKHNVLKIQRGEFLESGGSRIAYRVEQDNAHRQSVQFGARSITEVEVLSGLQEGDTIIISNISQFREQSQLYLIN from the coding sequence ATGTTAAGAGATACTTCCGGTCAAGATACAGTATTAGAAACCAGCGTTTCGCCAAAACGTAAATATGCCATCATCGCCCTGTTAATGTTAGCCGTGCTGGTGGCTTTGACGGCAAGTATGTTGAAGTTTAATCGACTATTTGCCTCAGATATGTCAATTGATACCGAACGATTGCGCTTTGCCCAGGTGACAAGAGGCGACTTGCTGCGCGATATTGCGGTGCAGGGAAGGGTTGTTGCCGCCAATAGCCCCACTTTGTACGCCAACTCCGGGGGCATTGTATCCCTGCATGTTAAAGCGGGGGATACAGTAGACGCTGAACAGGTATTGGCAGTAGTGGAGAGTCCGGAACTAAAAAATCAGCTGGCGCAGGAACTGGCTACCCTTGAACAGTTAAAGCTGCAAGTGGGGCGTCAGGACATTCAGATTAAAAGTGCCAGACTCAATAACCGTCAGGCCATAGAAGTTGCGGAAGTGGAGTTAGAGTCGGCACAAGTGGAAAAACAGCGAGCCGAGATCAGTGTTGCCGACTCATTGATCAGTCAACGGGAATTTGAGCAGAAAACCGCAGAGTTTAAACGCGCTTCTCTGGTACACAAACACGCCACAGAAAACTATGCAATCCAGGAAGAAAACATGGCGCTGGAGCTCCGGGGCATGCAATCGCAATTGGCGCGGCAACAACATGTGGTGCACGAGCTGCATCGCCAGATTGCGCAATTGACTTTGAAGGCACCTACCGGTGGCGTGATTGGTAGTGTCTATGTGCGAGAAAAAGACAATGTCTCGGCCAATAGCGCGTTGATCACCGTGGTGGATTTAAGTGTCCTGGAGATTGAAGCCGCTATCCCGGAAAACTTTGCCGACGACATGGGAGTAGGACTGGCAGCCATGATCAACGTAAACGGCGTGGAGTTGGCCGGACAGCTTGTGGCCATATCCCCAGAAGTGAGCAATGGGCAAGTGGAAGGGCGTATTCGTTTTAATGAACAAGCCGCTCAGCAGTTGCGACAAAATCAGCGAGTCAATGCCCGTATTCTGATCGAGTCCAAACACAATGTTCTCAAAATCCAGCGCGGCGAGTTTTTAGAGTCCGGCGGCAGCCGAATAGCCTATCGGGTGGAGCAGGATAACGCCCACCGACAAAGCGTGCAGTTTGGCGCGCGCAGTATCACCGAAGTGGAAGTGTTATCTGGTTTGCAAGAGGGCGACACCATCATCATTTCCAATATCAGTCAGTTCAGAGAGCAGAGCCAGCTTTATTTGATTAATTAG
- a CDS encoding ABC transporter ATP-binding protein, whose product MLKMENVSKIYRTDLIETHALRKVDLHIKAGEFVAITGPSGSGKTTFLNITGLLETFEEGNYYLDGQNVQGMSDNQLSDLRNEKIGFIFQSFNLLPDLPLYQNIEIPLRYRGLAQADRKQRVEQALETVGLASRAKHLPTQLSGGQQQRVAIARAIAGEPKFLLADEPTGNLDSLMAQQVMELLEKINQSGTTIIMVTHDDKLARRAHRNIQIFDGQVSDIEYSVTDEVVKSA is encoded by the coding sequence ATGTTAAAAATGGAAAATGTCAGCAAGATATACCGTACCGACCTCATAGAAACTCATGCATTGCGCAAGGTTGACTTGCATATCAAAGCAGGGGAATTTGTGGCGATAACTGGCCCGTCAGGCTCGGGAAAAACCACGTTTTTAAACATAACCGGTTTACTGGAAACCTTTGAAGAGGGCAACTATTACCTGGATGGTCAAAACGTGCAGGGCATGTCTGACAACCAGTTATCCGATCTGCGTAACGAGAAAATAGGCTTTATTTTTCAAAGCTTTAATTTATTACCTGACTTGCCCCTTTATCAGAATATTGAAATTCCGCTGCGTTACCGCGGGTTAGCCCAAGCAGACAGAAAACAACGGGTTGAACAAGCGCTGGAAACCGTCGGGTTGGCATCAAGAGCTAAGCATCTTCCCACCCAGTTATCGGGTGGCCAACAACAAAGGGTGGCGATTGCCCGAGCCATTGCGGGAGAGCCAAAGTTTTTGCTTGCCGATGAGCCCACCGGAAATCTGGACTCATTGATGGCACAACAAGTGATGGAGCTTCTGGAGAAAATAAATCAAAGCGGCACCACTATTATCATGGTAACCCACGACGATAAACTGGCCAGACGCGCCCATCGAAATATCCAAATATTCGACGGTCAGGTTAGCGACATTGAATACAGTGTTACCGATGAAGTCGTCAAAAGTGCCTAG
- a CDS encoding ABC transporter permease, with translation MFRYNLTLALASLQQRPGLTFLVILTIAIGLSLYTTVQTMAYHSSSVPVAHKSMNLFSVQMDNRELAAELITEQMRMVNSTYKDAMNLRQWQLDGVTSSINWNSNGVINVEDNRVPAIRSEILATDSQFFTMFETPFLFGSGWSPSEDRNSAAVIVLSRAMNDRLFGGENSVGKILRINTLNLKVVGVMADWTITRRFYDRSFMPGYLHEFFVPFQFALDNDLPRNANFNCWSTEAQQAGQFRTQNLQQLLSSECTWVSLWAEIPDRSVEAYRAQVGNYIAAQKELGRFPREPQYYVTDLQHQVNYHGSRNGYINTLKMISLLFFAVCLLNAVSILLAKFIRRSREVSLRRALGARKSTIIYQYVLEVSLLGAMGGMLGILLSKVGLWGMLNIRLYAVDYTVTAESIAHQYQLNWLLIGEAFFTSIVCALVVSMYPIWRVCNISPATQLKAE, from the coding sequence ATGTTCAGATATAACTTAACGCTGGCACTGGCAAGCTTACAACAGCGACCAGGATTAACCTTTTTAGTCATATTGACTATCGCCATAGGGCTTAGCCTGTATACCACGGTGCAAACCATGGCGTATCACAGTAGCAGCGTGCCCGTCGCCCATAAAAGTATGAATCTTTTTTCGGTACAAATGGACAATCGCGAGCTGGCGGCAGAGCTTATTACCGAGCAGATGCGGATGGTGAACAGCACCTATAAAGACGCCATGAATCTTCGCCAGTGGCAGCTAGACGGAGTGACTTCCTCAATTAACTGGAACAGCAATGGCGTGATTAATGTTGAAGATAACCGCGTGCCTGCCATTCGCTCCGAAATTCTGGCAACAGATAGCCAGTTCTTCACTATGTTTGAGACGCCGTTTTTGTTTGGCAGTGGCTGGAGTCCATCAGAGGATCGCAATAGCGCTGCCGTTATTGTTTTAAGCCGAGCCATGAACGACAGGTTATTTGGCGGCGAAAACAGTGTTGGCAAAATACTGCGGATAAATACCTTGAACCTCAAGGTTGTAGGTGTGATGGCGGACTGGACCATTACCCGACGCTTTTATGACCGCAGTTTTATGCCGGGCTATTTGCACGAGTTTTTTGTCCCGTTTCAGTTCGCGCTAGACAATGATCTACCGCGTAACGCCAATTTTAATTGTTGGTCTACTGAGGCACAACAAGCGGGTCAATTTCGCACTCAAAATCTGCAGCAATTGCTTAGTTCAGAATGTACCTGGGTGAGTCTTTGGGCAGAAATTCCCGACCGCAGTGTCGAGGCATATCGCGCTCAAGTGGGCAATTATATCGCTGCTCAAAAAGAGCTGGGGCGCTTTCCCAGAGAGCCACAATATTATGTGACAGATCTTCAGCACCAGGTCAATTATCACGGCAGTCGCAACGGTTACATCAATACCTTGAAAATGATTTCGCTGCTGTTTTTTGCAGTATGTCTGCTCAATGCTGTGAGCATTTTGTTGGCTAAATTTATTCGTCGCAGCCGTGAAGTGAGTTTGCGCAGGGCGCTGGGTGCCAGAAAATCCACCATTATTTATCAATATGTATTGGAGGTGAGTTTACTCGGGGCGATGGGCGGTATGCTGGGCATATTGCTCTCAAAAGTCGGTCTTTGGGGCATGCTAAATATCCGTCTTTATGCCGTGGATTATACGGTGACCGCTGAGAGTATCGCGCACCAGTATCAGCTCAATTGGTTGCTAATCGGCGAAGCGTTCTTTACCAGCATTGTGTGTGCATTGGTGGTCAGCATGTATCCCATTTGGCGAGTTTGTAATATTTCTCCAGCTACTCAACTTAAAGCAGAATAG